TTCGAGGTGACGGCCCGCGACGGCGCGGCGCGCCGCGGCCGGCTGCGCACGCCCCACGGCGAGGTCGAGACGCCCGTGTTCATGCCCGTCGGCACGCATGGCTCGATCAAGGCCATGACCTTCGAGCAGGTGGCCGCGTCGGGCTCCCGACTGATCCTCGGCAACACCTACCACCTGTACCTGCGCCCCGGCCACCGGCTGATCGAGGCGCTCGGCGGGCTGCACCGCTTCGAGGGCTGGGACGGGGCGATGCTCACCGACAGCGCCGGCTTCCAGGTCTTCTCGCTGTCCGCGCTGAACAAGGTCGACGAGGACGGCGTGGCCTTCCGTTCGCACCTGGACGGCAGCAGCCACCGCTTCACGCCCGAGCTGTCGATGGAGATCCAGCTGGCGCTGGGCGCGGACATCGTCATGGCCTTCGACCACTGCCTGCCCCACGGCGCCGACGCGGCCGCCGTCGCGGCGGCCGTGGACCGCACCGACCGCTGGCTGCGCCGCTGCCGCGATGCCTTCGGCCCCGGCGGGCGCCGCCACAAGGACGGGTACGAACGCGTGCTGTTCGGCATCGTGCAGGGCGGGTTCGACCCGGTGCAGCGGCGGCGCTCGGCCGAGCTGGTCGCCGCCCTCGACCTGCCCGGCACGGCCATCGGCGGCGTCTCGGTCGGCGAGCCCGTGCCCCTGATGCGGGAGATGACCGCGACGACGGCGGCGCTGCTGCCGCCGGACCGGCCGCGCTACCTGATGGGGGTTGGCTTCCCCGACGACATCGTCCACGGCGTGCTCGCCGGTGTGGACATGTTCGACTGCGTGCTGCCGACGCGCATG
This genomic stretch from bacterium harbors:
- the tgt gene encoding tRNA guanosine(34) transglycosylase Tgt codes for the protein MNQNSPPALDRPFSFEVTARDGAARRGRLRTPHGEVETPVFMPVGTHGSIKAMTFEQVAASGSRLILGNTYHLYLRPGHRLIEALGGLHRFEGWDGAMLTDSAGFQVFSLSALNKVDEDGVAFRSHLDGSSHRFTPELSMEIQLALGADIVMAFDHCLPHGADAAAVAAAVDRTDRWLRRCRDAFGPGGRRHKDGYERVLFGIVQGGFDPVQRRRSAELVAALDLPGTAIGGVSVGEPVPLMREMTATTAALLPPDRPRYLMGVGFPDDIVHGVLAGVDMFDCVLPTRMGRTGTVLTHDGRLVVKNGAYARDERPLDPDCGCPVCARHSRAYVRHLLSCGEILGLTLATTHNVWFYQALMRGLREAIAAGRLQAFAAAFLARWEEGERRRLAGDVDRP